A single Crateriforma conspicua DNA region contains:
- a CDS encoding ASCH domain-containing protein, giving the protein MKALSIKQPWANMIASGEKTIETRTWKTEHRGKLLIVSSKEPDIAPAGCALAVVELVDCRPMSVLDEAHARCRKYNGAYSWVLENARELKPFSVRGQPGLFEVEDELVIENLK; this is encoded by the coding sequence ATGAAAGCACTTTCAATCAAGCAGCCATGGGCGAACATGATCGCCAGTGGTGAAAAGACGATCGAAACGCGTACGTGGAAAACAGAGCATCGTGGCAAGTTGCTTATTGTTTCTTCTAAAGAGCCTGACATCGCGCCAGCTGGCTGCGCGTTGGCAGTTGTCGAACTCGTCGATTGTCGTCCGATGTCGGTGCTGGACGAGGCTCATGCTCGGTGCCGCAAATACAATGGGGCCTATTCATGGGTGCTAGAAAACGCCCGCGAACTCAAGCCGTTCTCAGTTCGTGGTCAGCCCGGCCTTTTCGAAGTCGAAGACGAACTGGTGATCGAGAATTTGAAGTAA
- a CDS encoding IS3 family transposase, translating to MTRLLRQEGWRVNFKRIHRLWKQQGLKVPVKKAKKRRLGNSEGGVIRRSAEYPNHVWSVDFIFDRTEDGRSLKILSLIDEFTRECIALEVGRKFTGDDLVALLSDLSVGVVGLWQ from the coding sequence ATCACTCGTCTTCTGCGGCAGGAAGGCTGGCGTGTGAACTTCAAACGAATCCACCGACTCTGGAAACAACAAGGTCTCAAGGTGCCGGTCAAAAAGGCGAAAAAGCGACGATTGGGCAACTCCGAAGGCGGCGTCATTCGTCGATCGGCCGAGTACCCCAATCACGTTTGGTCGGTCGACTTCATCTTTGATCGAACCGAAGACGGTCGCTCGTTGAAGATCCTCTCTCTGATCGACGAGTTCACTCGTGAGTGCATTGCACTGGAAGTGGGTCGAAAGTTCACCGGCGACGATTTGGTGGCGCTGTTGAGCGACTTATCCGTTGGCGTGGTCGGTCTCTGGCAATAG
- a CDS encoding terminase gpA endonuclease subunit: MINERQLHRHRVEAGNRIGDGRHVDLLAYADWLHEKRHAPKQISDVDPYAKLKESARARNAAIALAGRDIGELPAVENPDRKAAAAGSFRFFCEAYFRLTFHLAWSPDHLKVINKIEEAVIRGGLFSLAMARGSGKSSLAEVACIWAVLNGYRDFVCLIGSDEGHACDMLDSIKTELDSNDLLAVDYPEVCFPIQALDGIANRANGQLFKGKRTQIGWTAKEIVLPTLAGSKASGAIIKVAGLTGRIRGMKFKRPDGKTVRPSLVVLDDPQTDESARSLSQCANREAILAGAVLGLAGPGKKISGIMPCTVIRPGDMADNILNRDLHPEWNGERTRMVNAFPANETLWQRYAEIRAEGLRSGDGGAAGTKFYRQNREAMDAGADVSWKERFNHDELSAIQHAMNLKLQDEAAFFAEYQNEPLPEETVGADQLTSDQVAAKINNLPRRRVPISGNHLTAFIDVQGKLLFYVVAAWEDDFTGYVVDYGTYPDQQRTYFTLRDARHTLATAAEGTGLEGSIYAGLEALTNELLSREWQRDDGAAMKIGRCLIDANWGHSTNVVYQFCRQSSHASILLPSHGRFVGASSNPFSEYKRRPGDRVGLNWRVPTIHGKRAIRHVIYDTNWWKSFTHARLAVAMGDRGCLSIFGDRPDQHRMFAEQVTAEYYVRTEGRGRTVDEWKARPEQPDNHWLDCLVGSAVAASMQGALLFGTDTSTLLTRERISFRDLQRRKRS, encoded by the coding sequence GTGATCAACGAACGGCAGTTGCATCGGCACCGAGTCGAAGCGGGCAATCGCATCGGAGACGGCCGGCATGTCGATCTACTTGCCTACGCTGATTGGCTACATGAAAAACGGCATGCACCGAAACAGATTTCCGATGTCGATCCGTACGCAAAGCTCAAAGAGAGCGCCCGAGCGCGTAACGCTGCCATTGCCCTGGCCGGTCGCGACATCGGAGAATTGCCGGCGGTCGAGAATCCAGATCGCAAGGCTGCGGCTGCCGGATCATTCCGATTTTTCTGCGAAGCCTACTTTCGTCTGACGTTTCACCTTGCATGGTCTCCGGACCACTTGAAGGTGATCAACAAGATCGAAGAAGCGGTCATCCGCGGCGGTCTATTCTCTCTCGCGATGGCCCGGGGATCCGGCAAAAGCTCACTCGCCGAAGTCGCTTGCATCTGGGCAGTGCTGAACGGCTATCGTGACTTCGTTTGTTTGATCGGTAGCGACGAAGGTCACGCCTGCGACATGCTCGACTCGATCAAGACCGAACTTGATAGCAACGATCTGCTTGCCGTCGACTACCCGGAAGTTTGCTTTCCGATCCAAGCCCTCGACGGCATCGCCAACCGAGCGAACGGCCAGCTATTCAAAGGCAAGCGAACTCAGATCGGTTGGACGGCTAAAGAAATCGTCTTGCCAACCCTTGCCGGCAGCAAAGCCAGCGGCGCGATCATCAAGGTCGCCGGACTGACCGGTCGCATTCGAGGGATGAAGTTCAAACGCCCCGATGGCAAAACGGTCCGCCCATCGTTAGTGGTTCTCGACGACCCGCAAACCGACGAATCCGCTCGATCGCTATCCCAATGTGCCAACCGTGAAGCCATCCTCGCCGGCGCGGTGCTCGGACTGGCAGGCCCCGGCAAGAAGATCTCAGGCATCATGCCCTGCACGGTCATCCGTCCCGGCGACATGGCCGACAACATTCTTAACCGCGACCTTCACCCGGAATGGAACGGCGAACGAACACGCATGGTCAACGCGTTTCCAGCCAACGAAACGCTCTGGCAACGCTACGCCGAGATCCGTGCGGAAGGATTGCGGTCCGGCGATGGTGGAGCCGCCGGCACAAAGTTCTATCGCCAGAACCGTGAAGCCATGGATGCCGGCGCGGACGTTTCATGGAAAGAACGCTTCAACCACGACGAACTATCGGCGATCCAACACGCGATGAACTTGAAGCTTCAAGACGAAGCTGCATTTTTCGCCGAATACCAAAATGAACCGCTGCCGGAAGAAACCGTCGGTGCCGATCAACTAACCTCCGACCAAGTCGCTGCAAAGATCAACAACCTGCCTCGTCGTCGAGTCCCGATCTCCGGCAACCATCTGACCGCATTCATCGACGTTCAAGGCAAACTACTGTTCTACGTCGTTGCCGCATGGGAAGACGATTTCACCGGCTACGTTGTCGATTACGGAACCTACCCCGATCAACAACGAACCTACTTCACACTCCGCGACGCTCGGCACACATTGGCCACTGCCGCCGAGGGAACCGGACTCGAAGGCAGCATCTACGCCGGCCTCGAGGCGTTGACAAACGAGCTACTTTCTCGCGAGTGGCAACGTGATGACGGAGCGGCCATGAAGATCGGACGTTGTTTGATTGACGCCAACTGGGGCCACTCGACCAACGTCGTTTACCAATTCTGCCGGCAAAGCTCCCACGCTTCGATCCTGCTGCCATCGCACGGCCGATTCGTCGGCGCGTCGTCCAATCCCTTCAGCGAATATAAGCGCCGTCCGGGCGATCGCGTTGGACTCAACTGGCGAGTGCCAACCATCCATGGCAAGCGAGCGATCCGCCATGTGATCTACGACACCAACTGGTGGAAGTCCTTCACGCACGCGCGGTTAGCCGTAGCCATGGGTGACCGCGGTTGCCTCTCGATCTTTGGTGACCGCCCCGACCAACACCGCATGTTCGCCGAGCAAGTGACCGCTGAGTATTATGTCCGCACCGAGGGCCGCGGCCGAACCGTCGACGAATGGAAAGCCCGCCCCGAGCAACCAGACAACCACTGGCTCGACTGCCTCGTCGGCTCCGCCGTCGCCGCATCGATGCAAGGTGCGTTGCTTTTTGGCACAGATACTTCGACCCTACTAACTCGTGAGCGCATTAGCTTTCGGGACCTACAGCGAAGAAAAAGAAGCTAG
- a CDS encoding MTH1187 family thiamine-binding protein has product MKVIVDLCVVPMGVGVSVSKYVAECQKVLQEAGLEHQLHAYGTNIEGDWDDVFGAIKLCHERVHAIGAPRITTSIKVGTRTDREQTMQEKIDSVRFE; this is encoded by the coding sequence ATGAAAGTCATCGTAGATCTGTGCGTCGTTCCAATGGGCGTGGGCGTTTCTGTCAGCAAGTACGTCGCTGAATGCCAGAAGGTGCTTCAGGAAGCAGGACTGGAGCACCAACTCCATGCGTACGGAACCAACATCGAAGGCGATTGGGACGATGTGTTTGGCGCGATCAAGCTCTGTCACGAACGTGTTCACGCAATAGGAGCACCACGGATCACAACCAGCATCAAAGTCGGGACACGCACGGATCGGGAGCAAACCATGCAGGAGAAAATCGACAGCGTCAGATTTGAGTGA
- the qatC gene encoding Qat anti-phage system QueC-like protein QatC gives MRIVRYVGEEACNDERYIAALDDASVGVIDSLTGDRNVTVQYKLNGQPMRIELDAETRDFVDIAISVYIADELVKRETAADRWTRDFDLIIPVAKPDNWQRASSSLSSTLKFLSQDRFSFEWLERSALPDGPRHRQSLPEGFDTVCLFSGGVDSLLGAHKLLSEGRKVLLVGHQAEPTTASAQKDLFQFLAGKYGDQAALIQCRVARSGNVTHRHPLPDKIEDSHRPRSFLFLALAITIAKAAGISSVFIPENGLIALNPPLQRSRAGSHSTRTVHPIYLQRLLRTLHASNVYDGEIRNPFLYLSKTDMLQNMDPSLIDAVKRSVSCSHPSQHKDEKVVHCGYCVPCLYRRAAMMKRGLDDPDSYAFDILAGTPSRINGKSLTPYKQLDAKALIPFAKSLASASDVELQSRVLSQGYFPSSIGELIGPKVVDSYQPWADMLKRWAIDLVTEFEVRTSDEMKRQLGFTTSMVSQPV, from the coding sequence ATGAGAATCGTGCGCTACGTTGGCGAGGAAGCCTGCAACGACGAAAGGTACATCGCGGCACTCGACGACGCATCCGTTGGTGTCATCGATAGCCTGACTGGAGACAGAAACGTCACCGTGCAGTACAAGCTCAATGGGCAACCGATGCGTATCGAGCTTGACGCCGAGACTCGTGACTTTGTGGATATTGCTATTTCCGTCTATATCGCCGACGAACTTGTGAAACGCGAGACGGCTGCAGACCGCTGGACTCGCGACTTCGACCTCATTATTCCGGTTGCCAAACCAGACAACTGGCAACGGGCATCATCATCGTTGTCGTCGACTTTGAAGTTTCTTTCTCAGGACCGATTTAGCTTTGAGTGGTTAGAGCGATCGGCCTTGCCAGACGGTCCCCGTCACCGGCAGTCGCTTCCTGAGGGATTCGACACCGTATGCCTGTTTTCAGGCGGAGTCGATTCACTACTCGGCGCACATAAGCTGCTTTCCGAAGGCCGTAAGGTATTGCTTGTGGGGCATCAGGCGGAGCCGACAACGGCAAGTGCACAAAAGGATCTGTTCCAGTTTCTAGCCGGGAAGTATGGCGACCAAGCTGCCCTCATTCAGTGTCGCGTTGCTCGCTCGGGAAATGTGACTCATCGCCATCCATTGCCAGACAAGATCGAAGATTCGCATCGTCCACGGTCTTTTCTGTTTCTTGCCCTCGCTATCACGATCGCGAAAGCAGCTGGTATCAGTTCGGTCTTCATTCCTGAGAATGGCCTAATTGCGTTGAATCCGCCTCTACAGCGGTCACGGGCAGGTTCCCACAGCACGCGTACGGTGCATCCGATCTACCTCCAACGCCTGCTTCGGACGCTGCACGCTTCTAACGTCTATGACGGAGAAATCCGAAATCCATTTCTATACTTAAGCAAGACAGATATGCTGCAGAATATGGATCCTTCTCTGATTGATGCCGTAAAGAGATCAGTTTCTTGTTCCCATCCCAGTCAACACAAGGACGAGAAGGTTGTGCACTGCGGCTACTGCGTCCCCTGCCTCTATAGACGTGCGGCAATGATGAAACGTGGTTTGGATGATCCCGATTCCTACGCATTTGATATACTTGCTGGTACCCCATCTCGGATTAATGGTAAAAGCCTGACGCCATACAAGCAGCTCGATGCCAAAGCTCTCATCCCTTTCGCGAAAAGTTTGGCATCTGCATCCGACGTTGAACTTCAGAGTCGTGTTCTCAGTCAGGGATATTTCCCATCTTCCATTGGCGAGTTGATTGGTCCAAAGGTTGTCGATTCATATCAGCCATGGGCTGATATGCTGAAGAGATGGGCGATCGATCTCGTTACTGAGTTTGAGGTACGAACTTCGGATGAAATGAAGCGTCAGCTTGGCTTCACAACTAGTATGGTATCACAACCGGTATGA
- a CDS encoding phage portal protein produces MLKRLSGIIEQLRSGGLHRSVASGRSPRQPFFSRLRAKYDAANTTLDNIKHWSRADGLSASAANSPDVRRTLRNRSRYEVANNSYARGITLTLANDVVGTGPRLQMLTADDAANRFVEAEFFAWCEAVGLAEKLRTMRLSRVADGESFGLLTSNEQLDTPVNLDLRLLEADQIASPTLMPDTRRYLDGIQFDADGNPVAYDVLKNHPGDGFFVLDDEYDTVPSVDVVHYFRCDRPGQIRGIPDITPALPLFAQLRRFTLAVLAAAETAAEFAGILYTDAPANGEADAAEPFEPIELEKRMLLTMPGGWKMAQMKSEQPSTTYAEFKKEILNEIARCLNMPFNVAAGNSSGYNYASGRLDHQTYFKSIRVEQSQFARVVLDRILHAWLREAILIEGYLPNSLRTLDSTFEHQWFWDGHEHVDPAKEANAQKIRLASHTTTLAIEFARQGRDWETELKQRAKEIALMRNLGLTIESKTDSSSEPEVTEDHAEDAEPQTVGAELCRICLSSPKRIWTGR; encoded by the coding sequence ATGCTGAAACGTTTGTCAGGGATCATCGAGCAATTGCGCAGCGGAGGACTCCATCGCTCCGTCGCCTCTGGACGCTCGCCCCGGCAGCCCTTTTTCTCTCGCCTGCGTGCCAAGTACGACGCAGCAAACACGACACTCGACAATATCAAACATTGGTCGCGAGCCGATGGCCTATCCGCCTCCGCGGCCAACAGCCCCGATGTCCGACGGACACTTCGCAACCGATCACGCTACGAAGTCGCCAACAACAGTTACGCTCGCGGTATCACGCTGACGCTCGCCAATGATGTTGTCGGTACGGGGCCTCGGCTACAAATGCTCACCGCGGATGATGCGGCCAACCGCTTTGTTGAAGCCGAGTTCTTCGCTTGGTGCGAAGCGGTTGGCCTTGCCGAAAAACTGCGAACGATGCGGCTATCGCGAGTTGCCGATGGAGAATCGTTCGGATTGCTCACTAGTAACGAACAACTTGACACGCCGGTCAACCTTGATCTGCGGCTGCTTGAGGCCGATCAAATCGCCTCGCCGACGTTGATGCCTGACACACGTCGCTACCTCGATGGCATCCAATTCGATGCCGATGGCAATCCCGTCGCGTACGACGTCTTGAAGAACCATCCCGGCGACGGCTTCTTTGTGCTAGATGATGAATACGACACAGTGCCATCCGTCGATGTCGTCCACTACTTTCGCTGCGATCGACCGGGACAAATTCGCGGCATCCCGGACATCACGCCGGCCCTGCCGCTGTTTGCTCAACTGAGGCGATTCACGCTTGCGGTTCTTGCTGCAGCGGAAACGGCCGCTGAATTCGCCGGCATTCTCTACACCGATGCGCCGGCCAACGGTGAAGCCGATGCGGCGGAACCGTTCGAGCCGATCGAGCTTGAGAAGCGAATGCTGTTGACGATGCCCGGCGGCTGGAAGATGGCTCAAATGAAAAGTGAGCAGCCATCGACCACTTACGCGGAGTTCAAGAAAGAAATCCTCAACGAGATCGCTCGTTGCTTGAACATGCCGTTCAACGTCGCTGCCGGGAATTCCTCGGGCTACAACTATGCCAGTGGGCGGCTCGACCACCAAACCTATTTCAAATCGATTCGTGTCGAGCAATCGCAGTTCGCCCGCGTGGTGCTCGACCGCATCCTGCACGCTTGGCTTCGCGAAGCCATTCTCATCGAGGGCTATCTGCCCAACTCGCTTCGCACGCTCGACTCGACGTTCGAGCACCAATGGTTCTGGGACGGACACGAACATGTCGATCCAGCCAAAGAAGCCAACGCCCAGAAGATCCGTCTCGCCAGTCATACGACAACTCTGGCTATCGAATTTGCGCGGCAGGGGCGTGACTGGGAGACGGAGCTCAAACAACGTGCGAAAGAGATCGCCCTGATGCGTAACCTCGGTCTGACGATCGAGTCCAAAACTGATTCTTCATCCGAACCCGAAGTCACGGAAGACCATGCCGAAGACGCTGAACCCCAAACTGTCGGAGCAGAACTATGCCGTATCTGCTTGAGTTCACCGAAGCGGATTTGGACCGGCCGTTGA
- a CDS encoding tyrosine-type recombinase/integrase — protein sequence MSSLVERYIAYRRSLGYRIHSEAYLLRSFGQYADNHAAGRPLTVEVALQWATNCKGKKRIYHAKRLDVVRSLARYLAVFDDRTEIPMRGLLGRSYDRIPPYIFAPAEISLLLGTCLTYAPSFKRDPMTGLRNATVIGLLACTGMRIGEVLALKNEHVDLDEGVLRVCHSKNLPMRLVPVSDSARISLLNYRIARDRQFGNADQADPFIRSPRGGHLPYTTMRCAFDQLLKRANLNPENGRKPRLHDLRHTFACNHLLRAYQEDCNIDDAVHELSVYLGHATLTSTYWYLSSVPILMQQCSKRSESSIKRARLGGES from the coding sequence ATGTCTTCACTCGTCGAACGATACATTGCTTACCGACGCTCGCTGGGGTATCGAATTCACTCAGAGGCGTACTTGTTGAGGTCATTCGGTCAGTACGCCGACAATCACGCTGCGGGGAGGCCACTTACGGTCGAAGTCGCGCTTCAGTGGGCGACCAATTGCAAAGGAAAGAAGCGAATTTACCATGCGAAACGATTGGATGTCGTCCGGTCGCTGGCCCGCTACCTCGCAGTCTTTGACGATCGTACCGAAATCCCGATGCGCGGTCTGCTGGGTAGAAGTTATGATCGTATCCCACCATACATCTTTGCCCCGGCAGAGATATCGCTGTTGTTGGGCACGTGCCTGACGTACGCTCCGTCTTTCAAACGTGATCCAATGACGGGTCTGAGAAACGCCACCGTCATCGGGCTTTTGGCGTGCACCGGAATGCGAATCGGCGAAGTGTTGGCACTGAAGAATGAGCACGTGGATCTCGATGAGGGGGTCTTGAGGGTTTGCCACAGCAAAAACCTGCCGATGCGTCTCGTTCCGGTGTCCGACTCGGCGCGAATCAGCTTGTTGAACTATCGCATCGCGAGGGATCGACAGTTCGGCAATGCGGATCAAGCTGACCCATTCATCCGATCACCTCGCGGTGGGCACCTGCCTTACACAACAATGCGATGCGCGTTCGATCAACTGCTGAAGCGAGCGAATCTGAATCCTGAAAACGGACGTAAACCTCGCTTGCACGATCTGCGACACACCTTCGCGTGCAATCATCTTCTCAGAGCATACCAAGAAGATTGCAACATTGATGACGCAGTCCATGAGTTGTCGGTCTATCTGGGGCACGCAACGCTGACCTCAACGTACTGGTATCTCAGTTCCGTACCGATCTTGATGCAGCAGTGCTCTAAACGGAGCGAATCGTCGATCAAACGCGCTAGACTGGGAGGCGAGTCATGA
- a CDS encoding KAP family P-loop NTPase fold protein, giving the protein MLEKTVLEHFNFVETILVWSDRESEHDCLGFASYVDVLADVCTLPDLAPLTLGIFGSWGSGKTSLMRMLKSRIEAQKERCVKTLWFNAWRYERREEAQSALIHAILARLAEDKNLWDQASDVVNRIKEGASVLKLAKFIGKTAMTMTPDISEFVDCFKEESERVAETMEVFDRDFELLLKKMQVEHVVVFIDDLDRCSSEKVIETFETIKLFLNTPACTFVIGADAEKIEDAVGEIYSVSESQRRKDFLEKIIQVPFSIPAQELRDIACYVGMLIIGRNLNDAGLADLLAARTAFLAAEQIGDSIRTWPDENQLHLKHKPEQVQSELDDVLPYVDVLAHGLRGNPRQIKRFLNIVSLRQKLANANSLEIQPALLIKLAVLEYAWEDFFNAIVDTIDPQTGTSALIQEMFAIADSEGQKQSNSELVTESLGHVGLLDFLRAEPPLDGNDNLSHYLYLAQTSLGQGKRQALVPVDEKAKSLSRLIASNDPIRTKTAARQAAAQEPAVVSAIIRALLADLPAVNQMTIQIHMINGLSEICRSHADQFPVVIKGLSSLDPKGQDAINVAVSSLLTAAEGAGHTVDEKTRGRFQSKLAEALTVRKKKKKDRV; this is encoded by the coding sequence TTGCTTGAAAAAACAGTGCTTGAGCATTTCAACTTCGTGGAGACAATTCTAGTGTGGTCGGATCGCGAATCAGAACACGATTGTTTGGGGTTCGCCAGTTACGTGGACGTGTTGGCTGACGTCTGTACGTTACCGGACCTTGCGCCCTTAACTCTCGGAATCTTTGGATCATGGGGAAGCGGCAAGACAAGCCTGATGCGGATGTTAAAGTCCCGCATTGAGGCCCAGAAAGAGAGATGTGTAAAAACGCTATGGTTTAACGCATGGCGTTACGAAAGACGTGAGGAAGCCCAATCGGCGTTAATTCACGCAATTCTGGCGCGACTCGCCGAAGACAAGAATTTGTGGGATCAGGCGTCTGACGTTGTCAATCGCATCAAAGAGGGAGCCAGCGTTCTCAAACTCGCGAAATTCATAGGCAAGACGGCGATGACGATGACGCCCGATATCTCAGAATTCGTCGACTGCTTCAAGGAAGAATCTGAAAGAGTTGCCGAAACCATGGAAGTCTTCGATCGCGACTTTGAGTTGTTGCTGAAGAAGATGCAGGTCGAGCACGTTGTCGTTTTCATCGACGATCTGGATCGATGCTCCAGCGAGAAAGTCATCGAAACGTTTGAAACCATCAAATTGTTTTTGAATACACCGGCATGCACATTCGTCATCGGGGCGGATGCCGAAAAGATCGAAGATGCGGTCGGCGAGATTTACAGCGTCTCGGAGTCGCAGCGACGAAAGGACTTTCTCGAAAAGATCATACAAGTTCCGTTCTCAATTCCAGCTCAAGAGCTGCGCGACATCGCATGCTATGTCGGCATGTTAATCATTGGTCGGAACTTGAACGATGCAGGTCTTGCGGATCTGCTTGCAGCAAGAACCGCATTCTTGGCCGCCGAACAGATTGGCGACAGCATTCGGACCTGGCCCGACGAGAATCAGCTCCACTTAAAACATAAGCCGGAGCAGGTCCAATCCGAGCTCGACGATGTCTTGCCGTATGTCGACGTTCTTGCCCACGGACTTCGTGGGAATCCTCGCCAGATCAAGCGGTTTCTCAACATCGTTTCGCTTCGTCAAAAACTTGCCAATGCAAATAGTTTGGAGATTCAGCCAGCTCTGCTTATCAAGTTGGCCGTTCTAGAGTACGCATGGGAAGATTTCTTTAATGCAATCGTCGACACAATCGATCCGCAGACTGGCACTTCTGCATTGATTCAGGAAATGTTTGCTATCGCAGATTCGGAGGGACAGAAACAAAGCAACTCGGAGTTGGTTACTGAATCCTTGGGCCACGTTGGTTTGTTGGACTTTTTGCGCGCCGAACCGCCCCTCGATGGTAACGACAACCTGAGTCACTATCTCTACTTGGCCCAGACTTCACTTGGACAAGGAAAGCGACAGGCACTTGTTCCGGTCGACGAGAAGGCGAAGTCGCTCTCGCGGCTGATCGCCAGCAACGATCCAATACGGACGAAAACGGCTGCTCGGCAAGCGGCTGCGCAGGAACCAGCAGTCGTGTCGGCGATCATCAGAGCACTCTTGGCAGATCTCCCCGCTGTAAACCAGATGACAATCCAGATTCATATGATCAACGGCCTTTCAGAGATCTGCAGATCACATGCGGATCAATTCCCGGTGGTTATCAAAGGACTATCAAGTCTGGATCCCAAAGGGCAGGATGCCATCAATGTCGCCGTAAGTAGTTTGCTCACAGCCGCAGAGGGTGCAGGACACACAGTTGACGAGAAGACTAGAGGACGGTTCCAAAGCAAGCTTGCTGAAGCGCTCACCGTGAGAAAGAAGAAAAAGAAGGATCGAGTATAG
- a CDS encoding tyrosine-type recombinase/integrase: MKKSGPDIPRHLQHFLGEHLVQDRGCSLNTVHSYRDALCAFLTYLQHKKNLAPRAITASDFSAENVVAFLSHLQRTKKCSDSTRNQRLSAIRAFARYLRWKEPLISSDMESILAIPSKRTSRQVLGFLDRDEMEAILDAPDANTWSGKRDRALLAMMYNTGARVSEVVSAIVSDVTLKPSGTFRFQGKGRKERLLPLWKSTSKTLGQWIKGTGLRPSQPLFPNARGAMMTRSGVEKRLKQAIIRATSARPSLVQKRISPHTLRHTTAMHLLQSGVDITLIAMWLGHESIETTHLYITANLELKEATLAALQPVKNSSMRFQPDDELLKFLKSL; the protein is encoded by the coding sequence ATGAAAAAATCTGGACCCGATATCCCACGTCATCTGCAGCATTTTCTCGGTGAGCATTTAGTGCAGGACCGTGGCTGTAGTCTCAACACGGTACATTCATACCGCGATGCTCTGTGCGCCTTCTTGACTTACCTTCAACATAAGAAAAACCTTGCGCCGCGAGCGATCACCGCAAGCGATTTCTCCGCGGAGAATGTTGTGGCGTTTCTCAGCCACCTGCAGCGGACTAAGAAATGCAGCGACTCAACTCGCAACCAACGCTTGTCGGCAATTCGTGCCTTCGCGAGGTACCTTCGTTGGAAGGAACCACTTATCTCAAGTGATATGGAGAGCATCCTCGCCATTCCATCAAAACGGACATCGCGGCAAGTGCTCGGCTTTCTGGACCGCGATGAAATGGAAGCTATCTTGGATGCGCCGGACGCAAACACCTGGAGCGGAAAGCGTGATCGAGCTCTGCTTGCAATGATGTACAACACGGGGGCACGGGTCTCCGAAGTCGTGAGTGCCATAGTGTCGGATGTGACGTTGAAACCAAGTGGAACGTTTCGGTTTCAAGGCAAAGGTCGAAAAGAGCGGCTGTTACCTCTTTGGAAATCAACATCAAAGACGCTTGGCCAGTGGATCAAGGGAACTGGGCTGCGACCATCGCAACCGCTGTTTCCCAACGCTCGAGGCGCGATGATGACACGCTCGGGGGTGGAAAAGCGACTGAAGCAGGCGATTATTCGAGCAACTTCAGCCCGTCCATCACTCGTGCAAAAGCGGATTTCGCCGCATACGTTACGTCACACGACAGCCATGCATCTTCTTCAATCCGGCGTCGACATTACGCTGATCGCAATGTGGCTCGGTCACGAAAGTATCGAAACAACGCACCTCTACATTACAGCGAACCTTGAACTTAAAGAGGCGACGCTCGCCGCTCTCCAGCCGGTCAAGAACAGCTCGATGCGATTTCAGCCGGACGATGAACTGCTGAAATTTCTGAAATCGTTGTAG